Within Fusobacterium gonidiaformans ATCC 25563, the genomic segment ATGATTTTCTTAAATTCTTGATTTTCAGAAAAATATTCTTTTGAAACAATGACAGACTTAAAAGGATTTTTAGCATCTTCTAAGTGAGAAATAATAGGGTCTGAGAGCAATTTACGTCCTTCGTAAACTTGTTCTTGGACCTTATCTAATATATGGAGAAAATCTTTGTGTTCATAGAATTTTACTTGATTTGTTTCTTGATATAAATTTGCTACCTTTCGATTATTTGTAATAATAACGTATTCCATTTTATTCACCTCGCTATTCTTTTTAGCTTAAAAAATGGAATAAGTCAAGTATTTTCTATTTCTTTGCTTTTTTTAAAGCATTCCAAACAGCTTCTTTAAATTCTGCTTGAGAGTGAGTCGCTCCTGCAATGATTTCTATTTTTTCAGGATCTTGTACTTCTACTAAGGTTTCAGGATACAATTGACAGGCTTGTATTGCAATTTTTGCTTGTTCAAATTTTTCTCCCTCAAATTCTTTTCCATAGTTTTCATCTTTGATCTTACCATCCCCATCTTTGAAAACGGCTTCACAAGAAAAATTTTTTAATATATTTGTAACATATGTTTGACAACTATAGACTAAATACATAAAAAATTGAACTGGTCACTTGACTACCCATAATATATATACTATAATTAAACTTATTATTTTATATATATATTATTGATACAATTCAAGGAGAAAATCATGAAAACTAAAAAATTACAACTATCACTTACGACACAAATCTTTTTAGCCCTTGTACTTGCGATTATTGTCGGAGTATGTTTGACGAAAACACCTGAAATTGCAGCAGACTATATTGCTCCTTTTGGTAAAATATTTTTAAATTTAATCAAATGGATTGTCTGTCCTTTAGTGTTTTTCTCAATTATGTCTGGAGTGATTTCTTTACAAGATATTAAAAAAATTGGTTCTATTGGTGGAAAAACTTTATTCTATTATCTTTGTACCACTGCCTTTGCTGTAGCGATTGGATTATTTTTTGCAAATTCTTTTAAAGGAATTTTTCCCATTCTGGCAACGACAAATCTTTCCTATGATGCAACTGCCTCTGTAAGTTTTATGGAGAACATAGTAAATATCTTCCCTAAGAACTTCATTGCTCCTTTTGCAGATGCAAATATGCTTCAAGTCATTGTGTCTTCTTTATTTATCGGTTTTGCTATTATTGGAGTCGGAAATAGTGCAAAGCGTGTTGTAGATGCTATCAATATAGTAAATGATATTTTCGTTATGGGAATGGAAATGATTTTAAAATTATCTCCCATTGGAGTGTTTTGCTTGCTTTGTCCGGTTGTAGCTAAAAATGGTCCTGCTATTATAGGTTCGTTAGCAATGGTGCTTTTTGTGGCTTACATTTGTTATATTGTTCATGCTGTTCTTGTTTATTCATTGTCAGTCAAAGTTTTTGCAGGAATCAATCCGATTACTTTCTTCAAAGGAATGATGCCGGCTATTTTATTTGCTTTTTCTTCTGCAAGTTCCGTAGGGACACTTCCTTTAAGCATGGAATGTACTGAAAAACTTGGTGCAAAAAAAGAGATTTCTTCTTTTATTTTGCCATTAGGTGCAACGATTAATATGGATGGAACGGCTATTTATCAAGGTGTTTGTTCTGTCTTTATAGCCTCTTGTTTTGGAATTGATTTAACTTTGTCTCAAATGATTACCATAGTTTTAACAGCTACCTTAGCATCAATAGGAACAGCGGGAGTTCCGGGAGCTGGAATGGTTATGCTTGCCATGGTATTACAATCTGTTGGGCTTCCTGTAGAAGGGATTGCGATTGTTGCCGGAGTTGACCGTCTGTTTGATATGGGACGTACGACTGTTAATATTACAGGAGATGCCGCTTGTTGTATGGTTATCAATGCTATGGAAGCTAGAAAAGAAAGAAGAAAAGTTTAATAAAAGAAAAAAATGATGTTTATATAAGAAATGGTATTGGGGGAAGGTTTTCCCTCAATACCATTTTTCTTTTTAAATCTTACTGATATCAAATACATCCAAGCTTTCTTCTTTTAAATTTCTATCTTGCATTTTAATAATGGCTTTCATAGTATCCAAAGAAGTTAAGACTTCTACTCCGTATTCAATAGCACTTCGACGAATTTTGAATCCATCTCGTTGAGAATCATTTGCTTTGGTTGGTGTATTGATTAATAAATCTACCTCTCTATTTTTAATTAAATCCAGTAAGTTAGGAGCTTCTTCCGAAATTTTTCGGACAGCAGTCGCTTCCACTCCGTGTTCAGATAAATATTTTTGTGTTCCTGAAGTGGCGTATAATTTAGAACCATATCTCACCAAATCTTTTGCAATTGGTAAAAATTCTTCCTTGTCTTTGTCACGAATGGTAACTAAAATATTTCTATCTTTAATTTGATGTACTCTTTTTGCTGCTAATAGTCCTTTAAAAATAGCTTCTTCCACATTATTTCCGACTCCCAGTACTTCTCCTGTGGAACGCATTTCAGGACCTAATGAAACCTCCACTTTAGATAATTTTTCCGTGGAGAATACCGGAACTTTAACAGCGACTAAATTTGGTTTTTTATAAATTCCTGTTCCAAATTCCAAATCTTTTAATTTTTCTCCCAACATCACTCGGCTGGCAATTTCAATGACCGGTAAACCGGAAATTTTAGAAATATAAGGGACTGTTCTGGAAGATCTTGGATTGACTTCTATGACATATAGTTCATTTTGATATGCGATAAACTGAATATTCATCATTCCTTTTACTTTCAAGGCTCTTGCAATCTTTGTAGTAATTTCTAAAATTTGTTCTTCTGTTCCTGCATATAGATTTTGTTGTGGATAGATAGTAATGGAATCTCCGGAGTGAACCCCTGCTCTTTCTAAGTGTTCCATAACTCCTGGAATTAAGACATCCTCTCCGTCACAAATGGCGTCAACTTCCAGTTCGATTCCGTTCAAGTATTTATCAATTAAAACGGGGCTGGAGGCATCCCGGGAAAAAGAGGCTTCCAAGTATTTTACCAAATTGATTTCATCATGACAAATTTCCATTCCTTGTCCACCTAAAACGTAAGAAGGACGAACTAATACAGGATAACCTACTTCATTGGCAATGGCAATCCCATGTTCTACATCCCAAGAAGCTCTTCCTCTTGGTCGTTTAATATCCAAATCTTCCATCATTTCTTCAAATTTTTCACGATCTTCCGCTTCATCAATTTTCTCAGCACTGGTTCCTAAGATTTTAATCTTTCTTTTTTCTAAATCTTTTGCCAACTTGATAGCTGTTTGCCCTCCAAATTGTAGAATAACTCCTTCCGGCTTTTCTTTGTCAATGATGTTCATAATGTCTTCTGTTACCAAAGGTTCAAAGTATAATTTATCTCCTGTGGAAAAGTCTGTGGATACAGTTTCCGGATTATTGTTGATAATAATGCTTTCAATTCCTAATTTTTTTAAAGTTTTTACTCCATGTACAGTACAGTAATCAAATTCAATTCCTTGTCCGATTCGAATAGGTCCGGAACCGATAACTATCATTTTTCTTCCTGAATTTACGACCACTTCATCATATTGGCTATAGGTAGAATAGTAGTAAGAAGAACTTGCTTCGAATTCTCCCGCACAGGTATCCACCATTTTATAACTTGGAAGAATTCCATATTGTATTCTTTTATCATGAATATCTTCTTCTGAAATTTTCATTAAGTCTGCAATTCCTTTATCAGAAAATCCTTTTTTCTTTAAGTTTCGTAAGAATTTCTCATCCAAATCTGCAAAGCTCATTTTTTTCAATAATTCTTCTTGTTTCACAATCCACTCAATTTTTTCCATGAAAAATTTATCAATTCCTGTCAACTTTTGCAATTTTTCTTTGATATATCCACGACGTAACATTTCTGCTACTACGAAAATTCTTTCATCACTGGGATTGACAACTTCTTTTTTCAATTCTTCCATACGAAGGCTTTCAATGGCAGGGTGTTCCAAATTATATCGTCCAATCTCTAAGGAACGGATTCCTTTTAGAAAAGCAGATTCAAAATTTTCACCAATTGCCATAATTTCACCGGTTGCCATCATTTTGGTTCCTAATCTTCTGTCCGCTTTTTTGAATTTGTCGAAGGGCCATTTTGGAATTTTTACAACAATATAGTCTAAACTAGGTTCAAAACAAGCATATGTTTTTCCGGTTACTTCATTAAGAACTTCATCCAATAAATATCCCATTGCTAATTTCGTTGCCACTCTTGCAATTGGATACCCGGTTGCTTTGGAAGCTAAAGCGGAAGATCTGGATACTCTTGGATTGATTTCAATGATTGCATATTCAAAAGATTTTGGATGAAGAGCAAATTGTACATTACATCCTCCTATAATTCCAATTTCTTCTACAATCTTTAGAGAAGCACGACGTAACATTTGATATTCTCGATCTGTTAAAGTTTGGCTTGGAGCCACAACAATGGAATCTCCTGTATGAATTCCTACAGGGTCAATATTTTCCATATTGCATACAGTAATCGCATTTCCATTGGCATCTCGAATGACTTCATATTCAATTTCTTTCCATCCTAAGATAGATCTTTCAATCAGTACTTGTCCCACTCTTGATAAAGAAAGCCCTTTTAATAGAATTTCTTCCAATTCCTGAGGATTGTGTGCAAATCCTCCTCCGGTTCCTCCTAAAGTGTAAGCAGGTCTTACGACAACAGGATAACCGATTTCATTTGCAATCTTGTATCCTTCTTCCAAACTCTCTACGACATGGCTTGTTAAAATCGGTTCTCCGATTTTTTCCATAGCTTCTCGGAATAACTCTCTATCCTCTCCTCGTTTGATAGATTCAATAGAGGTTCCAATGACTTTGATACCATATTTCTCTAAGATTCCTTTTTCAAAAAGCTCTACCACCATATTGAGAGCAGTTTGTCCTCCCATTCCTGCAATAATGGAATCCGGTCTTTCTTTCTCAATGACTTTTACTACAAATTCAAAGGTAATGGGTTCAATGTAAATTCTATCCGCAATGGCTTTGTCTGTCATAATCGTAGCGGGGTTTGAGTTAATTAAAACAACTTCAATTCCTTCTTTTTTTAGAGTTTCACAAGCTTGTGTTCCGGAATAATCAAATTCTGCTGCTTGTCCAATAATAATAGGACCTGAGCCTATTACTAAAGTTTTCTTTATTGTCTTATCTAACATCTTTTTTTGCCCCCTTTATAACTTCTAAAAATTCATCAAATAAGTATTCACAATCTGTTGGACCCGGCCAAGCTTCCGGATGGAATTGAACTGTCATAATATGTAAAAAATCACACTTCAATCCTTCTACCGTTCCATCATTGACACTCACATGGCTGACTCTTGCAATTTCAGGAATTTTATCAATGGCATAACCGTGATTTTGCGAAGTGATGTAGATACGATTGTGATCCAAATCTTTTACTGGATGATTTCCACCACGATGTCCAAATTTCATTTTTTTAGTTGTTCCACCTAAAGCCCAAGCGGTCAATTGATTTCCTAAACAAATTCCGATAATTGGCATTTTATGTGCAATCAAACTTTTTATTTCTGTGATGACATTTTGTAAGTCTGCGGGATCCCCCGGTCCGTTCGATAGAAAAACTCCATCTAAATGATATTCCATTATTTTTTCAGCAGAGGTATTCCAAGGAAATACAACAAGATGACAGTCTCTTTTTTGAAAATTTCGAAGAATATTAGCTTTTGCTCCAAAATCCATGAAACCTAAACGCAATCCTTTTCCGGGGATTTCATAAATTTCCTTTGAACTTACTTGTGCTACGGCATCTTTATTTTGATAGGAAGAGAA encodes:
- the carB gene encoding carbamoyl-phosphate synthase (glutamine-hydrolyzing) large subunit, whose translation is MLDKTIKKTLVIGSGPIIIGQAAEFDYSGTQACETLKKEGIEVVLINSNPATIMTDKAIADRIYIEPITFEFVVKVIEKERPDSIIAGMGGQTALNMVVELFEKGILEKYGIKVIGTSIESIKRGEDRELFREAMEKIGEPILTSHVVESLEEGYKIANEIGYPVVVRPAYTLGGTGGGFAHNPQELEEILLKGLSLSRVGQVLIERSILGWKEIEYEVIRDANGNAITVCNMENIDPVGIHTGDSIVVAPSQTLTDREYQMLRRASLKIVEEIGIIGGCNVQFALHPKSFEYAIIEINPRVSRSSALASKATGYPIARVATKLAMGYLLDEVLNEVTGKTYACFEPSLDYIVVKIPKWPFDKFKKADRRLGTKMMATGEIMAIGENFESAFLKGIRSLEIGRYNLEHPAIESLRMEELKKEVVNPSDERIFVVAEMLRRGYIKEKLQKLTGIDKFFMEKIEWIVKQEELLKKMSFADLDEKFLRNLKKKGFSDKGIADLMKISEEDIHDKRIQYGILPSYKMVDTCAGEFEASSSYYYSTYSQYDEVVVNSGRKMIVIGSGPIRIGQGIEFDYCTVHGVKTLKKLGIESIIINNNPETVSTDFSTGDKLYFEPLVTEDIMNIIDKEKPEGVILQFGGQTAIKLAKDLEKRKIKILGTSAEKIDEAEDREKFEEMMEDLDIKRPRGRASWDVEHGIAIANEVGYPVLVRPSYVLGGQGMEICHDEINLVKYLEASFSRDASSPVLIDKYLNGIELEVDAICDGEDVLIPGVMEHLERAGVHSGDSITIYPQQNLYAGTEEQILEITTKIARALKVKGMMNIQFIAYQNELYVIEVNPRSSRTVPYISKISGLPVIEIASRVMLGEKLKDLEFGTGIYKKPNLVAVKVPVFSTEKLSKVEVSLGPEMRSTGEVLGVGNNVEEAIFKGLLAAKRVHQIKDRNILVTIRDKDKEEFLPIAKDLVRYGSKLYATSGTQKYLSEHGVEATAVRKISEEAPNLLDLIKNREVDLLINTPTKANDSQRDGFKIRRSAIEYGVEVLTSLDTMKAIIKMQDRNLKEESLDVFDISKI
- a CDS encoding GrdX family protein encodes the protein MEYVIITNNRKVANLYQETNQVKFYEHKDFLHILDKVQEQVYEGRKLLSDPIISHLEDAKNPFKSVIVSKEYFSENQEFKKIIDLAVKIATQLETPTETYSEEELEAFRFIDLKLLQESSHAFD
- a CDS encoding FMN-binding protein — protein: MYLVYSCQTYVTNILKNFSCEAVFKDGDGKIKDENYGKEFEGEKFEQAKIAIQACQLYPETLVEVQDPEKIEIIAGATHSQAEFKEAVWNALKKAKK
- the carA gene encoding glutamine-hydrolyzing carbamoyl-phosphate synthase small subunit codes for the protein MKGKLILENGMVFNGTVFGEIGETVGELVFNTGMTGYQELLTDPSYYGQMVVMTYPMIGNYGVNLEDMESDKIHLRALIIKEEAKLPNNFRCEMSLDGFLRQNKVIGFKSVDTRYLTKIIRDCGAMKGIITSKDLTKKEIEEKFSSYQNKDAVAQVSSKEIYEIPGKGLRLGFMDFGAKANILRNFQKRDCHLVVFPWNTSAEKIMEYHLDGVFLSNGPGDPADLQNVITEIKSLIAHKMPIIGICLGNQLTAWALGGTTKKMKFGHRGGNHPVKDLDHNRIYITSQNHGYAIDKIPEIARVSHVSVNDGTVEGLKCDFLHIMTVQFHPEAWPGPTDCEYLFDEFLEVIKGAKKDVR
- a CDS encoding dicarboxylate/amino acid:cation symporter, with protein sequence MKTKKLQLSLTTQIFLALVLAIIVGVCLTKTPEIAADYIAPFGKIFLNLIKWIVCPLVFFSIMSGVISLQDIKKIGSIGGKTLFYYLCTTAFAVAIGLFFANSFKGIFPILATTNLSYDATASVSFMENIVNIFPKNFIAPFADANMLQVIVSSLFIGFAIIGVGNSAKRVVDAINIVNDIFVMGMEMILKLSPIGVFCLLCPVVAKNGPAIIGSLAMVLFVAYICYIVHAVLVYSLSVKVFAGINPITFFKGMMPAILFAFSSASSVGTLPLSMECTEKLGAKKEISSFILPLGATINMDGTAIYQGVCSVFIASCFGIDLTLSQMITIVLTATLASIGTAGVPGAGMVMLAMVLQSVGLPVEGIAIVAGVDRLFDMGRTTVNITGDAACCMVINAMEARKERRKV